The following DNA comes from Hordeum vulgare subsp. vulgare chromosome 3H, MorexV3_pseudomolecules_assembly, whole genome shotgun sequence.
CGGTACTCTAGAGTTTTGGTAGCTGATATAATTTTTTCATTTGAAAATTTTACTACAATATCAATAGTTTCTCAAGTGATtagatttttttgctacaataatTTTAATTAAAATCACTGTTTTTTCGTTTGTGCAGGAACTTTGCTCATCTCATCTGGTTGGATTTTGCCAAGGGGAGGGAAGAGGGCCATGTCATGGAGTAGCTGCAAGTGCATGCCGGTACAGGAGGGCTAACCCTCACGCCACACAAGGTCTCTCTTTTTTATGTTAATGAGCTAGCACAATGATGAGCCAGCTTAAATAAACATGAGTAGATTTGTTCGGCTCATCAATCTCTTTTGATTCTACAAGTTGGACCACATTAGATGTGAAGCAGATTCACAAAAAATGTGACTTTTCATTTTGTACTCGTATGCTATTGCTACTTTTACGAGGCATATACTTTGTTCTAATCTAATTTGATAGGATTAATGTGacatccggagctcctcatgacgtccgggatctcatccgggactccaaccaACATTCTGTCACCAACAtatatatcccaatactactctagcatcaccgaacgttaagtgtgcagaccctacgggttcgagaactatgcagacatgaccgagacacctctacggtcaataaccaatagcatgacctggatgtccatattggttcctacatattctatgaagatctttatcgatcgaaccacgatgtcaaggattcaattaatcccgtatgcagttccctttgttcatcggtatgttacttgcccgagattcgatcgtcggtatctccatacctagttcaatcttgttaccggcaagtctctttactcattccgtaatacaagatcccgtgactaactccttagtcacattgcttgcaaggtttattgtgatgttgtattatcgagtgggccccgagatacctctccttcatacagagtgacaaatcccagtcttgatccatgccaacccgacagacaccttcggagatacttttagagcacctttatagtcactcagttacgttgcaacgtttgatacacacaaggtattcctccggtgtccgggagttgcatgatctcatggtcataggaacagatacattgacatgcagaaaacagtagcaataaactgacacggtcatatgatatgttcatagtttgggtcttgtccatcacatcattctcctaatgatgtgatcccgttatcaagtgacaacacttatctatggctagtaaaccttgaccatctttgatcaatgagctagtcaactagaggctcactagggacagtgtgttgtctatgtatccacacatgtatttgagtttctaatcaatacaattctaacatggataataaacgattatcatgaacaaggaaatataataataaccaatttattattgcctctagggcatatttccaacactaattaTCTTATTTCTACTATCTATTCATATCACAAATATCTAATTGAGTTTATTTAATATTATTCTGTAAGATTTTTCTTATGCTAGTTTTCTGGTTTGTCTAGCCTGAAAAGTTAACATTGGTTTACGTCGAGGCAAAACGAGAAGTTGATTCATTGAGGTATCCTCTATACAACAGAGGTTTCCCTGCAACGGCGATCCATGGTGACAGAACACAGGAGGTAAATAAATATTCTGAATTCTTCTGTCATCGCCTAACTTGTTTCATAGCAGCAATATAAAATTGAACTGCCAACACATTATAGCCAATACAACACTGGAACTTCAAGAACATGATACATTTTCGTGAGCTTGTTGTATACTTGTATGAGTGATAGATTTCAAATTGTATGTATATGCCAGAGTTGCGCATGTAAACGAGACATGTGCTCACAGACTCCTGCCGGTCTACTCTTAGCATAATAAGATCACTAAATGGATCTTAACTGGCTAAAATGGTTTTGCCTTGATTGATTTTATTTTACATTACATAGAAGAAGCAAGTTTATTGAAGAATTAGTTTTAATTGAGGAAGAAAGTATGCCTCGAGTTGTACTTGATGAATATGAAATGATCTGCCCATACTTTGTTTTAAAATGACGTTGACCTTTCTAAGTTTGGACAATAAAATGTCGCATGTGTACAACTAATATTGTTACTCTATATATTCATTTGGGAGCTGGTTGTTATGTAGTATAATTTTTTATGTGTTTTGTATTCTTTGCAGGTTTGTGAGTTAGTTTGTGTTACTGGTGACTCGGGCTTTATACCAGGAATCATTTGGGTCTGAATAGCTTCCTCGAAGTGGCGGTGTAGTGTTGGAGAGTACAATCATCTAGTAGTGCAATTTGAATGATGTCATGCTACTTGATGTTTATTAAATGCTTATGCTTATAGCACCTTGTAAATATGCTTGTAATGTTTTGATATTAATTTTGCTTTTTGAAATCAGACCATATTGTTGGAAATTTGTATTGTCTTGTTGAATGAATATGATTGGATGTCTTGTTAAAAATTGTGATGCACCGAGAAGACAAGTTGGGTTGAAAAAAGGGCTAATCGGTTGGACTGGAATGAAATTATTGGGATCAAAACCTAATTGGGTTGGTTACTACATGTACCATGCTCGCATCCACGTCAGATCCACGTAGATAGCACGTTGCTTCTATGTCATGTAAATCGGTGACGGATTGTTTCGTCATATCCTAGTTTGGGCCGGGCGGGACTGGGGCAAATCCACGACGATCAAGATCCGTCATGGAAGGTGCTATGTCAAATTATGACGCGATATACGTGACGGATTTCGCATGGACATGCATGACAGTTTCTGGCCAGTTCATGACGGACGACGACCGTCATGGATTAACAGATTTCTTGTAGTAGGTGGCCTTGGGTGTTCTCTTCCGTCGCGGCGACGACATCCAGATCAGGGCTTGGTGCGGCGAGTCTTCCCTTACGGTGGGCTCGTGGCTTGTGTGCTTCGAGTGGCACGGGTGGATCCCGAGTGAAAGCTTCACGctttgacgacaacgacgacgccgCTCACGTGTGTTGTTTTCCTCTTGAGGGCATCATTGTGGTCCCCTTTTTCCTTCGGGTCAAACCCATGTCCGTACCTTCACACTCGGTGACGGTGACGCTTCGCCTCGCTTTGCTTCCGGAGGCATCGTGGTGGAGCTTAGTGCCTATTGTCGTGGTGTGCCGTTGTCTTTTTGCTCTAGAGTGATCGTGCTCGACAGCAAAGTCgtgccattatttgtgttttgtgtgatttatgTCGTTCGATTTCTCTTTCATATGCTTTCTAAGCGGGGGCAAACGACTTCTCTATTCTTTTTACGGCAAAAAAAAGACTTGTCTATTCTTTTTGGAaggtttttatttttactttttctaGGCACAGCCAAAAAAAACTCTGGCGCAAATTTAATGTCGTGCTTATTATGCGGTTTATTAATTAATTCCCTACATTTAGGTAGTAGATCCTTTCTGCATTTGTGCGTCCTTGGAGGCGAAGCATTCGTGCGGTCAAAAACATTAAGAAACGACCGAAACGTGTGGAAATCCTATTCTCGGACGCTGTAAAGAGGAACAAGACAAGGCAGGGGCTGGCGCCCGGCAGGCAGGCGGCCAACCCCCCACGTATACGCGTCCGGCgttgcgctctctctctctctctctctctccaagcAAAGAAATTGGAAAGGTAGCCGCCAACGGCCAGCGCGGGCCAGCTCTAAGTCCAACCGGGCCGGCAAGgaacccacccccacccccacccgccCCGCACCCAGACGCGTCGCCTCGGCGACCCCGAAGCCCGCCACCGGCTCCACCGCGCCCGTTGCCCCcggcccgccccgcgccgccgggTGGACGCCGGCGACTCCGCCATGTCGCCCTCCGCCCCGCCCGCCCGCTTCCTCCTCTTCGCCGCGGCCCTCGCGCTGCTcctcctctccccaaccctagcggcCTCCGACGCCGCCGCCGAGCCCTGCGCGGCGCCCCTCGACGCCGCGGCGCAGGACGGTGGGGCCGACGTCGCGCTCTGCCCCGTCCGGTGCTTCCGCCCCGACCCCGTCTGCGGCGCCGACGGGGTCACCTACTGGTGCGGCTGCCCGGAGGCCGCCTGCGCCGGCGCGCGCGTGGCGCGCCGCGGCTACTGCGAGGTCGGCGCCGGCTCGGCCCCCGTCTCCGGCCAGGCTCTCCTGCTCGTCCACATCGTCTGGCTCTTCGTGCtcggcgccgccgtcctcctcggctTCCTCTGACGCGCGCGCCTCCGCCCCCTTTCCTGTAACTGACGccttccccaccccctccccacaaTTGCTACAACTACTCATTTCAAGATTCTTTGTTGGATTTCGGCGCGCTCTTGAGAACTGAGGGGGTTGGGTGCTGGAACGGAATGTTTCGTTGCGAGGATTTGGTCCAGAGATGTCACACAATTCTTTCATAGATGATGAGATTGGTTGGTTTGGTGCTTTAGATTTCGGACCTCAGCTGTCCAGATTCGTCGCCAAATATAGGTTGAGATCGTGTAAAACAGCTTGTAAATGTCGGCTAAAAACATTTTGCAGTGATCTGGTTGTGCTTGTCTATAAATTTCAGCTTTCATGATCTTGCTATTGTGGTTTGCGTGGCTGTCTATATATTTGAGCTTCCTGATTGACAGACGAGAGCTTCTTAAAGAACTTTAGCGAATTGCTTTTCGTTGAAATTACTTCCGTCGTAGGCTTGCAATGGAGCCAACTCGAAATTTTCTCTTTGTTTATCTTTTTAATATGAAATTTAAAATAGAAGAGCAGCTATAACTTGAGCATGGACCTGACACGTTCACGCATAATGGATGTAATCAGAGGTTATGAGCATGTTCACGTAGCCATAAGTTCTGATGTCAGTACCATGTATTACTCTCTCTCTGATCTATAATAGGAGCTCTCAGTTCCTTCCCATTTTATGTACTTGATATAAAGAGGTGTAAGGAGGAGTTGAACAGAAAAATGTGGGCATTCGCATACATGAACTGCAACATGTTAAAAGGAATGTCAGTGCTTCCTAGAGATGTTCTTCAATGGCTGGTATGCTGGGATTGTCATTGACTCATACGTTCAACAAATTCCCCTGCACCTTATGAAGGACAGCTACCTCCTGTGTTTTGCCAGGAAGGCAATATCGAATCTCCTGTGTTGCCTATTTAGTGTGGTGAGCATTATTCCTTCTGTTTTGTCAGTGTTTCCTTGTAGATAACACTGAGAAATTCTGTGATATGCTTCATTCTTATATCCTATAAATATTATGCTTATCAAAGACAGAGCAGTCTTCTCTTATAGATGGATTTGAAAATATCAGAAATACATGTGACTTTCAAAAATAACAAAGAGCAAGCATAACATACCTGTTAGTTTGCACCTATATTATGCTCAGATGGTTTATGGCTGTTGACTACATAAATTTAGACCTCAAAGGCTGAAAAGCAATATATGGCTCAGGCAAGAATTGCTTATTCACACTCGACCTCATATTGACATACTTCTAGAAATAATCCTGGCTCTTCCTGTGATTTTAGAGATCTATGTAGTCCAAGTTCAACCAAAGTAAATCAAGTATAGTTTGCTGTTAAATTGAATGCATATTGCAGCTAAGTCAAATGCTAAGTTTGAATATCATTATAGTTCCTGCTTCCAAGAAAACAGTATGTTCTTTCTATCTATTCCTTTGCAGGTTTGGTTTCGTTTATCCAAGCAGTTGCAGAGTTCATGAAGTGAATCAAAGGAAAATAGTGTTCCTCTCAGAAGTCCACTGATTAGCTGATTTCGTGCAAGCAAGGTTGCCCATTTTAAGAGCTAGTCAAGCCTAATTTCTATGGCTGCCATATATCTAAATTTCCGTGTCACTTATTTTGTAGTTTATATATGTAATTTAGAATTTATGTGTTTGCTTGGTTTTGTCATTGATCTTATTTAGTTTTGTCATTGAACTTTATGTGTCACTTATTTGACATGAAAACCTGGTCCATTTCAATCATTCACTCTTGTTTAAATTGTTCATGTAAAaggaattattatctctattattTGTACATTCATTCTGATTTTCTAGCACTAGACCTCATTTTTCTATAGCGGCATTTTACCTTCCTCTTTTTGCTGACTGCTCTTCCATTCAGATCCATTGCTTCCTCTTTGGATTGTAGGGGAGGAGTTTCATAGGATTTTTGTAGCAATCCAGTCCTTACGATTTTTTCATGTTGATTGCCTTTGGAGCAACGGAAAGGTGCTTCGAAAATTACCATGTCTCAGTTCTGTAGGAATTTGAAGATGCACTCAACCTTTTTTAAGACTCgatatttttatgtttttcttcTGCCCATCCAAACTATTATttgttctttttttctgttttgcgatCATCCGCAATGCAAGCATGTCATATTATtgtgtactccctctgtcccatcaTATAAGAGCGTTTTGATACTAGTTAATGTCAAAAGCACTCTTATATTTTGCAACGAGGGGATTATATCATATTCCTGTGATGCAAAAGTCAAAAGATGTAGTAGACAACTAGTAAAAAGTGCAGTAGATAACCGGCATGAAATACCCCACCTCATGTG
Coding sequences within:
- the LOC123441959 gene encoding uncharacterized protein LOC123441959, whose protein sequence is MSPSAPPARFLLFAAALALLLLSPTLAASDAAAEPCAAPLDAAAQDGGADVALCPVRCFRPDPVCGADGVTYWCGCPEAACAGARVARRGYCEVGAGSAPVSGQALLLVHIVWLFVLGAAVLLGFL